Below is a genomic region from Gemmatimonadaceae bacterium.
GGACGAATTGCGCCCGCGCACCGCGACCCTTCCCGCCATCATCGTCACCCCGGTGGTGGTCGCGCTCGACCAGCCCGTCACGCTCGCGCTGAGCGACGAGGTGGCGGATGCGTTCTGGGTACCGCTGGACCTCCTGCGTGCCCCCGAGACGTCGCGCGAATCGCAGGTGCGCGTGCGTGGGGCGACGTGGAAGGTCCCCTCGTTCGTGGTGCACGAGCACGTGGTGTGGGGGATGACCGAACGCATCCTGCGGCAACTGCTCTCGCGGCTGGGCTGATGCGGCGTAGATTGCTCGCGCCTCCACTACCCATCCCCATCGCGTCGTATGCGCCGACTCCTCCTGGCGACCACCGTCGCCTCGCTCTGCACCGCGCCTAACGCCCTCGCGCAGCGCTCGCCCGCGCAGGGCGCTTCCGCCCAGCGCCCAGACCTTGCCGCCTTCGACGCCTACGTGGCGCAGGCGGTCAAGGCGTGGAACCTCCCGGGGCTCGCCATCGCCGTCGTCGCCAACGACTCGATGGTCTTCGCCAAGGGCTACGGCGTCCGCACGCTGGGGCGCCCCGAGCCCGTCGACGCGCATACGCGCTTCGCCATCGGGTCGACCACCAAGGCGATGACGTCGCTCGCCCTGCTGCAGGCGAGCGACGAAGGCGCGGTCTCGCTGGACCAGCCCGTGCTGCGCTATCTCCCCACGTTGCAGCTGTACGACCCGGTCATGACGCGCGAGATCACGGTGCGCGACCTCCTCACCCACCACACCGGACTGCCCGGGTCCGACCAGCTGTGGACCGGAGGCGACTACGGCATCGACGAGATCATCCGCCGCATGCGATTCCTTCGCCCCGTGGCGTCGTTCCGCAACCACTACGCGTACCAGAACGTGCAGTACGCGATGGCTGGCGAGGTGCTGCGTGCCGGAACGGGAAAGGCGTGGGCCGACTGGCTCAAGACGCGCATCTGGGAACCGCTCGGCATGCGCGAGACGCTGCCGACCGTGGCCGCCACCGAGGGGGAGCCCAACGTGGCGTCGCCGCACGAGGTCATCGACGACACGATGCGCGTCATCGCCAACCGCGCCGTCGATCCGGTGGCCCCCGCAGGTTCCGTCTGGTCCAGCGTCTCCGACATGGCCAAGTGGATGCGCTTCGTCCTCGACTCGGGACGCGTCGGCGGACGCCGCCTTGTTTCCGAGCGCGCCTTCAACGACTGGCTCTCGCCGCAAGTCGTCGTCCCGGTCTCCGACTTCTATCCCACCTCGAGCCTCGCATCGGTGCGACGCGTGAACTATGGACTGGGGTGGTTCCTCCACAACTACGGCGGCGATGAAGTGGCCATGCACACCGGGAGCATCGATGGCATGAGTGCGATCATCGGCCTCATCCCCGAGCGCCGCGTGGGGGTCTACATCCTGGCCAACAGCGATCATGCCGAGCTGCGTCACGCGCTGATGTTCCGCGCGTTCGACCTCTTCAATGGCCGGCGCCAGCGCGACTGGTCCGGCGAGGTGAAGACGCTGTTCGACGGCCTGGATGCGGCGGCACGCGCCCAGCGAACCGCCTTCGAGAAGTCGCGCGTCGCCGGCACGCGCCCCTCGCTCGCGCTCGAAGGCTATGCCGGGACGTATGCCGACTCGCTCAATGGCACGGTGGTGGTCAGCGTGCGCGATGGCGCCCTGCGCGTGGTGCGTGGCAAGGGATTCGCCGGCCGGCTGGAGCACTGGCACTACGATACGTTCGTCGCGCGCTGGGACGACCGGCGCTCGTCGTTGGCTCCCGTGACCTTTTCGCTCGACGCGCGAGGACGCGTCACCTCGCTCCGGATTGGCGCCGCGACCTTTGGCCGCGCCGCCGACGGCGCCTCGCGTTAGGCGTCGGGCCCGGCATTGCTGCAACGCCCAACTCGGCTCTCGCGGAGGGTCCACATGTCGTCGTTTGTCACGCGCCGGAGTGCCGGCGAACCGCGCCCCGCGTCCCGAGGACGCGCACGGGACATCGTGCACCGCGCGCGGCGCGCCGCGGTGGCGGGGCTGGCGCTCATGCTGCTGCTTCCCATGCGAGCGTCAGGTGCACAGAACCCGGTGAAGCAGGGCTGGGAGTGGTCAACGGACACGGTGATGCAGGTCGTGCATGCGGTGCGCGCCGGGCGCTCGCTCCAGCCCGAGCGGTGGCCCAACGGCGCGCGCGTCGCGGTTGCCCTCTCGTTCGACGTCGACAACGAGACGCCGAACCTGCGCTTCGGGCAGCCGACCGTTGGCGAGCTGTCGCAGGGGCAGTACGGGGCGCGCGTCGGCTTGCCGCGCGTGTTGCGCCTCCTCGATCGCCACGCCATCCCGGCGTCGTTCTTCATCCCGGCCATCTCGCTG
It encodes:
- a CDS encoding serine hydrolase; protein product: MRRLLLATTVASLCTAPNALAQRSPAQGASAQRPDLAAFDAYVAQAVKAWNLPGLAIAVVANDSMVFAKGYGVRTLGRPEPVDAHTRFAIGSTTKAMTSLALLQASDEGAVSLDQPVLRYLPTLQLYDPVMTREITVRDLLTHHTGLPGSDQLWTGGDYGIDEIIRRMRFLRPVASFRNHYAYQNVQYAMAGEVLRAGTGKAWADWLKTRIWEPLGMRETLPTVAATEGEPNVASPHEVIDDTMRVIANRAVDPVAPAGSVWSSVSDMAKWMRFVLDSGRVGGRRLVSERAFNDWLSPQVVVPVSDFYPTSSLASVRRVNYGLGWFLHNYGGDEVAMHTGSIDGMSAIIGLIPERRVGVYILANSDHAELRHALMFRAFDLFNGRRQRDWSGEVKTLFDGLDAAARAQRTAFEKSRVAGTRPSLALEGYAGTYADSLNGTVVVSVRDGALRVVRGKGFAGRLEHWHYDTFVARWDDRRSSLAPVTFSLDARGRVTSLRIGAATFGRAADGASR